One window from the genome of Candidatus Eisenbacteria bacterium encodes:
- a CDS encoding SIR2 family protein has product MNDNYFLKIGGTEVFSEQLFADLSSGDAETRQKAETFLNERLKETRVRVGTLLKIDNISFLIGAGASMKAGGIGLASIPVELENDLHKKAVESGNDDREWLSLFYATSSALAGQTFNLGDRRTALTGDLGQVPKIPLNLEDYLGHLYMWRAGMSEFATGIAVSLAAGGTLALSRAGIDRLILEIKRGLTSLVDLPTRGKEAALKDHRRLIRKILTRPPNLRRANLFTLNYDTLIERAADAEGAVLVDGFVGTLRRIFRPESYDLDFYFPAQTTEGRVHRFDRALHLYKLHGSITWHRCVADWENPYGVFATFCNQETPEDDVLIYPSPLKYGQALGLPYSELFRRLGSVIAQPQSVLFTVGYGFGDEHVNALIRQALAIPSFTLVVIDPAPTSDFVGRLKELGDERVWLVSGWQLGTLEDFVEKLLPDLREEEITFKVMKTYNALTPSRQNSEPAPEDADDS; this is encoded by the coding sequence ATGAATGACAACTACTTCCTAAAGATTGGTGGCACCGAAGTTTTTAGCGAACAACTCTTTGCGGACCTTTCGTCTGGTGATGCCGAGACAAGACAGAAGGCTGAGACGTTCCTTAATGAGCGACTGAAAGAAACTCGAGTCCGAGTTGGCACTCTGCTCAAGATCGACAATATCTCATTCTTGATTGGCGCCGGTGCTTCAATGAAGGCTGGCGGTATCGGCCTTGCTTCGATCCCGGTCGAACTGGAGAACGACCTCCACAAGAAGGCTGTGGAAAGCGGCAACGACGACCGGGAATGGTTATCGCTGTTCTATGCGACGTCTTCCGCGCTGGCCGGTCAGACATTCAATCTTGGGGACCGCAGGACCGCATTGACTGGAGACCTTGGCCAAGTTCCCAAGATACCCCTCAATCTTGAGGACTATCTTGGCCACCTGTACATGTGGCGGGCAGGAATGTCTGAATTCGCGACAGGCATCGCGGTCAGCCTCGCTGCGGGGGGCACATTGGCGCTGTCTAGAGCTGGTATCGACCGCCTCATTTTGGAGATCAAACGCGGTCTCACGTCGTTGGTCGATCTCCCGACCAGGGGCAAGGAGGCTGCGCTCAAAGATCACCGTCGCCTGATCAGGAAGATTCTCACCCGCCCGCCTAACCTGCGGCGCGCCAACCTCTTCACACTCAACTATGACACCCTGATCGAGAGAGCCGCTGATGCTGAAGGTGCCGTGTTGGTCGATGGCTTTGTTGGGACTCTTCGGCGGATATTTCGTCCCGAATCCTACGATCTGGACTTCTACTTTCCGGCTCAGACTACCGAAGGACGAGTTCATCGTTTTGATCGTGCACTCCATCTTTACAAGCTGCACGGGTCCATCACATGGCACCGTTGCGTTGCAGACTGGGAAAATCCTTACGGAGTGTTCGCGACGTTCTGTAACCAAGAGACCCCCGAGGATGATGTTCTGATCTACCCGTCGCCACTTAAGTATGGCCAGGCGCTCGGTCTCCCCTATTCGGAGCTATTTCGTCGCTTAGGATCTGTGATTGCACAACCGCAGTCGGTCCTCTTCACAGTTGGCTATGGCTTTGGCGATGAGCATGTGAATGCCCTCATCCGCCAAGCACTCGCCATCCCAAGTTTCACCCTAGTTGTGATCGACCCGGCACCCACAAGCGATTTCGTAGGCCGCCTGAAAGAGCTTGGTGATGAACGAGTATGGTTGGTAAGTGGCTGGCAACTTGGTACCTTGGAAGACTTTGTTGAGAAGTTGCTGCCTGACCTGCGAGAGGAGGAGATCACGTTCAAAGTGATGAAGACCTACAACGCCTTGACACCTTCGCGGCAAAACTCTGAACCAGCGCCGGAGGATGCCGATGACAGCTGA
- a CDS encoding restriction endonuclease subunit S — protein MEDQHSVRGLPENWQVKPLSAFNARRPVTINPASSAEETFEYYSIPAYQDDQRPTLAKGNKIGSSKLLLDSGTVLFGKLNPRVEKVWRVGNYSPHRKIGSTEWLPLVPSNDVDEQFLYFLLWSEHVMAKAKTLVSGSTPSRQRVDPRSFYRIEAPLPPLREQQKIAGVLGLVRRAIEQQERLIALTTELKKALLHQLFTQGLHGEPQKQTEIGPVPQSWEVRAIGDLFRFSSGKSRPKDTEATASSSKPFPVFGGNGILGYSGSYLYERPLLLLGRVGEYCGCAHHTEGRAWVSDNALYAKEILGDIDTLYAVEYLAYANLNQYSNRAGQPLITQGIISEVKMPLPPLDQQREILEPLQLLNRKLTNYRAKSEALTALFRTLLHQLMTAQIRVHDLELSELEIAQ, from the coding sequence TTGGAAGACCAACACTCCGTTCGTGGCCTTCCCGAGAATTGGCAGGTGAAGCCGCTGAGCGCGTTCAATGCAAGACGGCCCGTCACGATTAACCCGGCGAGTAGCGCGGAGGAGACTTTCGAGTATTACAGCATTCCAGCCTATCAAGACGACCAGCGGCCAACGTTGGCGAAGGGCAACAAGATCGGAAGCTCCAAGCTATTGCTCGATTCGGGCACGGTTCTCTTTGGGAAGCTAAACCCACGGGTCGAGAAAGTGTGGCGTGTCGGCAACTATTCCCCGCATCGCAAAATTGGTTCCACGGAGTGGTTGCCCCTCGTTCCGAGCAACGACGTAGATGAGCAGTTCCTTTACTTCCTACTGTGGTCTGAGCATGTGATGGCCAAGGCCAAGACTCTCGTCTCTGGTTCCACGCCGAGCCGCCAGCGAGTCGATCCACGATCCTTCTATCGGATAGAGGCTCCTCTTCCACCCCTCCGCGAGCAACAAAAGATAGCGGGCGTGTTGGGACTAGTGCGGCGGGCGATTGAGCAGCAGGAGCGACTGATCGCCCTGACCACGGAATTGAAAAAGGCACTCCTTCACCAACTCTTCACCCAGGGCCTGCACGGCGAACCGCAGAAACAAACCGAAATCGGCCCCGTACCGCAGAGTTGGGAGGTGCGGGCAATCGGGGATTTGTTCAGGTTCAGCAGTGGAAAATCCCGTCCGAAAGACACCGAGGCAACAGCGTCGTCTTCGAAGCCATTTCCAGTATTTGGAGGTAACGGTATTCTTGGCTACTCCGGCAGTTACCTGTATGAACGGCCGCTGCTTCTTCTCGGAAGGGTTGGTGAGTATTGCGGGTGCGCCCACCACACGGAAGGCCGGGCGTGGGTGAGTGATAATGCCCTTTACGCGAAAGAGATCTTGGGCGATATCGACACTCTCTATGCCGTGGAATACTTAGCCTACGCCAACCTGAATCAATATAGCAATAGGGCGGGTCAACCCCTTATAACGCAAGGTATTATCTCGGAGGTAAAGATGCCGTTGCCGCCTCTCGATCAGCAGCGGGAGATTCTGGAGCCACTGCAACTTCTCAACCGGAAGCTGACGAATTACCGTGCAAAGAGTGAAGCGCTTACCGCCCTCTTCCGCACGCTACTGCACCAGCTTATGACGGCGCAGATTCGGGTCCACGACCTCGAACTGTCAGAATTGGAGATAGCACAATGA
- a CDS encoding DUF87 domain-containing protein: MTAEHEIGRVVAVDTAQVTAELNRDLKALTRSTYEGTFEVGRINSYIIIPVGSRRIVGMVTRVVMTEESELQADKTMISLPSTRRLMKATMIGSIDGDQFRQGISLFPVLDSKVFLTTKEDLDAIFGRQRAGGEIDPEDPGYCVSIGKSVVFPDYPIYIDPDAFFGKHAAIIGSTGSGKSCSIATILQSIISREEIKQTRIVILDTNGEYRAAFQRRQEDGSYVSAIPNRRSLHIPTDPSESERLTIPYWFMDSDDFVRLFRAAPGVQRPVLLNALSSSRAASSRQTAWLQLREALLCELNRILALASSGDRADAKQLRQICDGAVEFLGQESTKTAAGELVGHYPEVSCDVLEKLFSDVGATAREGIRSEGEKFESYAPIDLDKRGRIEHSVRKILGKLAHLPRSEDVLEISSADSPSYFSKNSFRYEHLEAAISRNESTSTRARDNCSTMLMRIYRLLEDSRFEFLFGPRTEEWPTVRHSLATFLRDVLGLESGTGIELTDIESIPKGVMPYYERQREGAERANVVIVDLSLLASEVLENVTALIGRLIHEFLQRLSDPASTVGRGEFPVVIVLEEAQNYVPETRKIDEDSISKQVFERIAREGRKFGLGLVIASQRPSEMSKTVLSQCNSFIVHRLQNPEDLRYFRDIVPGIYGQLLDQLPALAPRTALVLGECVQAPVLVEMREVDPTPRSKNPQFYKSWTCEVVVPEVEAVCAKWEGVASHEDVEEVDPD, encoded by the coding sequence ATGACAGCTGAACACGAGATCGGACGCGTCGTCGCTGTCGATACGGCGCAGGTCACAGCCGAGTTGAATCGTGATCTAAAAGCCCTGACGCGCTCAACCTATGAAGGCACGTTCGAAGTAGGTCGCATCAATTCCTACATCATCATTCCCGTCGGATCGCGACGAATTGTCGGGATGGTGACGCGTGTCGTGATGACCGAGGAAAGTGAACTCCAGGCCGACAAGACCATGATTTCTCTGCCGTCCACACGCCGACTAATGAAGGCAACGATGATCGGCTCGATTGACGGGGATCAGTTTCGGCAGGGCATCAGCCTGTTTCCGGTGCTCGACTCAAAAGTCTTTCTTACAACAAAAGAGGACTTGGATGCCATCTTCGGCAGGCAGCGCGCGGGGGGAGAGATCGATCCAGAAGATCCTGGATACTGCGTCTCGATCGGGAAATCAGTGGTCTTCCCGGATTACCCCATTTACATTGACCCAGACGCCTTCTTCGGCAAGCACGCCGCCATCATTGGCAGCACCGGCTCCGGAAAATCTTGCTCGATTGCGACGATCCTGCAATCCATCATTTCACGCGAAGAGATTAAGCAGACGCGAATCGTGATCCTTGATACCAATGGGGAATATCGCGCCGCGTTCCAAAGGCGGCAAGAAGACGGAAGTTATGTCAGCGCTATTCCCAATCGACGGTCTTTGCATATCCCCACCGATCCATCCGAAAGCGAGCGACTGACCATTCCATACTGGTTCATGGATTCAGACGACTTTGTTCGGCTTTTCCGCGCTGCACCCGGAGTTCAGAGACCAGTTCTCTTGAACGCGTTGTCCTCTTCGCGAGCGGCCTCCAGCAGACAGACCGCATGGTTGCAGCTCCGGGAAGCGCTTTTGTGTGAACTCAACAGAATTCTTGCTCTTGCGAGTAGCGGTGATAGGGCTGACGCGAAGCAACTTCGTCAGATTTGCGACGGTGCTGTAGAATTTCTAGGACAAGAGAGCACTAAGACTGCCGCGGGGGAATTGGTCGGCCACTACCCCGAGGTGAGCTGTGACGTCCTGGAGAAGCTCTTCTCAGATGTAGGCGCAACAGCTCGAGAGGGAATTAGGAGTGAAGGCGAAAAGTTTGAGTCCTACGCTCCAATTGATCTCGACAAACGTGGACGTATCGAGCATTCCGTCAGGAAAATACTGGGCAAACTAGCACACCTCCCAAGAAGTGAAGATGTGTTAGAGATATCGTCTGCCGATTCGCCTTCATACTTCAGCAAGAACTCATTTCGGTATGAGCACTTGGAGGCCGCAATATCGAGGAACGAGTCGACCTCCACTCGAGCCCGCGATAACTGCTCCACCATGTTGATGCGGATTTATCGACTCTTAGAAGACTCCCGCTTCGAGTTTCTCTTTGGACCGCGCACAGAGGAATGGCCTACAGTTCGACACAGTTTGGCGACATTCCTTCGAGATGTTCTGGGGCTGGAGTCGGGCACGGGAATAGAACTGACAGATATCGAATCCATACCGAAGGGCGTCATGCCCTATTACGAACGTCAGCGGGAAGGTGCCGAAAGAGCGAATGTTGTAATCGTCGATCTTAGCTTGCTGGCATCGGAGGTTCTAGAAAATGTCACAGCACTAATCGGTCGGCTGATTCATGAATTTCTGCAGCGATTGAGTGATCCAGCCAGTACCGTTGGGCGCGGGGAGTTTCCAGTAGTTATAGTCCTAGAGGAGGCCCAGAACTATGTCCCCGAAACTAGGAAGATTGACGAGGATTCAATTTCCAAGCAAGTTTTCGAAAGAATAGCTCGGGAAGGACGCAAATTCGGTCTCGGTCTTGTGATTGCGTCCCAACGGCCCAGTGAGATGTCAAAAACAGTGCTATCGCAGTGCAACAGCTTCATTGTTCATCGACTTCAGAACCCTGAAGATCTGCGTTACTTCCGTGATATCGTTCCGGGGATCTACGGCCAGCTCCTGGATCAATTACCCGCGCTAGCCCCTCGGACCGCGCTCGTACTAGGTGAGTGCGTCCAAGCGCCGGTTTTGGTGGAAATGAGGGAAGTCGATCCAACACCGAGAAGCAAGAACCCGCAGTTCTACAAGAGTTGGACGTGCGAGGTAGTCGTGCCCGAAGTCGAGGCCGTCTGTGCAAAGTGGGAGGGTGTTGCTAGCCACGAAGATGTGGAGGAAGTAGACCCGGATTGA